Part of the Pseudomonas abietaniphila genome is shown below.
TAGCGCTTGATCAAGTCGGAAACCCGGTCGATGGCCGATTGCTGTCGGTGCAGCTTAGGCAGGATCCGCGGGCCGAAGTAACGCCCGATCCAAAACAGAATCTGGTCCCCCAGCATCCCGCCCAGGGTCGCGATGAGGATGACGTCCAGCAGGTGGAGGGACGTCTGGTGAGCCGCCAACCCTCCCAGGATCAGAATGGTTTCGCCTTCCAGCAGGCAGCCAATAAATACGGCCCAGTATCCGTAGTTGACCAGCAGATAATTAACGTCGACGTGTTCGAACATGAGCTCCAGCGGCCTCGGAAAGGGGTTAGCCGCAGGGTCATCCGGCGGAAGGCATGCCGTTCGACCAAACCTGAACGCCAACAGTTCTATCGCGCTTCAACGTCGAGCAGGGTCACTCGCTGTACTCAGCCTCCAGCGCCGCCAGGTCTTTTTCGATCACCTTCATCAACATTTCCCACTCCCCCTGAGTGCGTTTCAGGGCCTCGCCTTCGCGAGAGTAGAGGAAGTCGATGATGTTGGCGGTTTCCTTGGCCTTGGTGGTCGGGCGGAAGGCGTCCATGCTCAGCACGCGCGCCAGCATGTCCAGTTCCGTGGCGTGGTTGACCCACTGCCAGTCATCCTTGATCACCACCTTGTCGATGAGGATGCACTGCTTCTTGAAGTTGCGCAGGCTCGCGCCAAACGGGCTGGCCGCCAGCAACGAAGTAATGCGCGACCCTTCGCTGTTGGCCTTGTCCACTGCATTGGGGCCGAAGAACCACTCGTTGAAACTCAGCTCGATTTCGCGAAAGGCGACGTTGGCATCCCAAATGATGCCCAGCGCCTTGTTGTGAATGATCTCGTTCTTCCACGCTCGGTACGCCTTGAACGCCAGGCCCACCAGGCCTATCGCCGCGAGCGCCTGCACCAGCGCGGAACACGAATTGATGACGTCATACGCGCGCGCCGACCCTGAGAAGCCGGCACCGGTGTAGGACTCGTAGAACACCGCGCCGGTCATCGCTGCAAGAGCGAACAAGGCGCAATAAAACCCGAACGCATAAGGATCTTTCATTGTTGTTTTTATCCGATCAGCGAGGTTAAACGTTTGGTCCATTCGCTCTGGATCAGTCAATTTTCAGGCTAGTTGAGAACTGGGGTTTTGCAGGGGCGAGGGGATGAAAAAGGGCAGGTGGTTGAATCCGGGCTCAGAGCAAAACCGGACACGCCAACCCTATCCGTTCTCCCTCGACGACTTGGGAAAACTTGCTTTGTCCGAAAGACAGGCAATCAGATGGTCATACACCAACCGGACTCTGGGCGGCACCGGCCCTGACTGGGTGCGGTACACAATCAAGTCCACCGTCGGCGGCGCGCAGTCGGCGAGCACCTCGACCAGCAAGCCGTCACTCAGATGAGGCTCCGCCAGATAGTGCGGCATCTGCGCGAACGCCAGCCCGGCCAGTACAAACTCCAGTTCTGTTTCCGGGTCATCGCAGCTGAACGCAGGGGAGGGCGGCAAATAACTCTCACCGTCCGAAAAGAACCATGGCCACGGCCTGCCGTTGTTCCGGTCGATCAGCACCGACAGCGGCAACGGCTTGAGCGCCTCCATGCTCGACGGTGCGCCCACCGCTGCAATCAATGCAGGGGCCGCCACGATCTTCAACGGCACCTGCGCCACTGCCCGCGCGATGAATCGCCGATCACGCACCGCCCCGATACGGACCCCGATGTCGATCCGCGACAGCACCGCATCCGTCAGTTGGTCATCCAGATTCAACTCGATTCGCAACCCGGGATGCTGTTGCATCAGCGGCTTTAGAAACTCCGCCATATACAGCTTGCCGATGGCATGGGGCGCGGTGATCCCGACACGGCCAACGATCTCGGCGCTCTTCGGTTTTGAGTGAGACACGAACAGCCGGTCAAACTGATTCAACGTCTCCCGCGCCTGCTGCGCGATCTCTGCCCCGAACGCCGTGAGCGTCGCCTGTCGTGTGCTGCGATGAAAGAGCGGCTCGGCAAAGGTGCGCTCCAGCTCCTTGATCGCCCGCGTCACCTTCTGCGGCGATGTCCCCAGCCGATGCGCAGCCTCACGAAAGCTCGGCGCTTCCACCGCGACCAGAAAGACACGGAGCATTTCCATGCGATTGAGCATTGATCGGGATCCTTGTTGCGACGTTGAGATGAAGAGCGTGTTCCAGAAAGTGGAATTCTCAAAGCCAAACTCTTCCATTTTCTGAGCAGAAGATCCACTGCAAACTCCTGCTCAACCACCTCCCACCCTCTGCAGGAGATTCACCATGAGCAACGGTATCCAAGGCAAAGTCGTCGTCATCACCGGCGCGAGCAGCGGTCTGGGCGAATCAACCGCCCGCCATCTGGCCAAACTCGGCGCCAAAGTCGTCCTTGGCGCACGTCGTCAAGAGCGCATGGACGTCATCGTCCAGGACATCAAAGCCACAGGCGGCGAAGCATCGGCCTACACCGTCGACGTCACGCGCCGGGAAGATCTGACCGCGCTGGTGGAAAATGCCATCAAGGACTTCGGCAAAGTCGACGTCATGATCAACAACGCCGGCTTCATGGCCATCGCGCCCATCGCCGAACTGCGCGTCGACGAGTGGGACCGCATGATCGACATCAACGTCAAAGGCGTGCTCTACGGCATTGCCGCCGCGCTGCCGAAATTCGAAGCCCAAGGTTTTGGCCACTTCATCAACATCTCGTCCGTGGCCGGCATCAAAGTCTTCAGCCCGGGCGGCTCCGTCTACAGCGGCACCAAATACGCCGTGCGCGCCATCTCCGACGGCCTGCGCCACGAAGTCGGCGGAAAAATCCGCACCACCACCATCGAACCCGGTGCTGTGGACTCCGAACTCAAATTCGGCAGCGGCCACCAGCCAAGCGCCGACGTCGTGAAAGAGTTCTACAAACAAGCCATCCCCGCCGAATCCGTCGCCCGCGCAATTGCCTACGCGATCGAACAACCGGGCGATGTCGACATCAACGAAATCGTCCTGCGCCCGACCTCGCAGGATTTCTGATCCAGTGAGCGGGGTTGCGACAGGCCCGCCCCTGTCGCAACCCACGCAATGCTCGCGCCCCCTGCAATAGATCGTCTCAAGAGTCACCCCTGTAGGAGCGACCGGGGTGGCGTTCCACCTTGCCCGCGATCTGCCGAGAACCGGCAACAAAACCTGTGCATGCGGAGTACCAGGCACAATCAAGTCGCCTGATTCTGCCCGGAAGACGTAGGAGCGCGCTTGCCCCGCGATCTGCCGGGAACCGGCAGCAAAACTGTGCATGCAAAGTACCGGGCACAATCAAGTCGTCTGATTCTGCCCGGAAGGCGTAGGAGCGTGGCTTGTCCCGCGATCTGCCGGGAACCGGCAGCAAACCCTGTGCATGCGGAGCACCAGGCACAATCGAGTCGCCGTTTCTGCCCGGAAGGCGTAGGAGCGCGGTTTATCCCGCGATCTGCCGGGAACCGGCAGCAAACCCTGTGCTCTCGGAGTACCAGGCACAATCGAGTCGCCTGGTTCTGCCCGGAAGGCGTAGGAGCGTGGCTTGTCCCGCGATCTGCCGGGAACCGGCAGCAAAACCCGTCAACCTGTCCCTACCAGGCAGACCTAGATCCAAAGGTACTTGTAGGACGTTTCTGAATTTCCGCCGTCGGGTTGTCGACGAACAATGCCCACGTTAGCCTCCCCGCCGTCGTTGTGATCAGCGACCGGATTTGACGATCTGAGACTAAGGCGCACAGCGCTCCAACTATGCTTTGAGCTATTACGCTTGCAGCACGTGTTATGGCAGCTGTGCGTCGGAGACCTTCGGGTCTGCCGGTAGCCTTAGGCCGGTTCGTCAACCTTCGCACAGCTGCCACCTAATGTTTGACGACATTGGAGCCAGCGCTAACTAAGGAGCTTCACCCATGCAGGTATCGCATCAACCCAAATCCCCACCCCCATCGCTAACCCCGGAAAGGGAAACCAGGCGATGACCGACTGCTTCGAACCTCAAATCTTCATCCGCCACCACCGCCAACTCCGCGCTTTCCAGCTCGAAAACCAAGCCTGGTTCTGCCTCCAGGACACCGCCCGCCTCATGGGCAAACCCCTCGACGAACGCGCCACCTACAAACTCGATCCAGACCAACGCCGCACTGCCTGGCTACACAGCAACGGCCAATGGAGCAAACAACTCCTCATCAGCGAATCCGGCCTCTTCGCCATGCTGGTCCACCACTACGTCCCCGAAAACCGAGCGTTGAGGCATTGGCTGACCCACGAGGTATTGCCAGCGTTGCGTGACAAGGCCGAGCCGCATTCGCCCAGTATGGACGCCATGAAATGGTCGGGATGTTCGGTGGGGTTACTGCAATGGCAGAGCGACTATTGGGTGCGGTTAAGGGACATGCCCGAACTCATGGTCGAGCGGAGTGCGAAGCGTAACGTCGTCCGCGATGGCTGGAAGAGCGTTTTGAGCAGATGGCGAGATAAGTTGATCGGTAGATGATGGTGGGGCGAGGGGGTATTTGAGGGGACGCATGCGCAAATAGCGGGCATTGGTGTCAGGGAAACGTGCCCATAACGATCCGGATTCTGGACGGGAAGATAACCCCGCTCACCTCATCTACAAATCCTGCCCACAAAAAAACCGGCTCAAATCTGGCCGGTTTCTCTGTGCTTCAAGCTACGTAACCACTTGAAGGTGTTGCTGTTTGGTGCCCCGAGGGAGACTCGAACTCCCACTCCTTTCGAAAACGGATTTTGAATCCGCCGCGTCTACCAATTCCGCCATCAGGGCTCAATGGCGGCGAAGTATAGAGACGCTCCTACCGTTGGTCAATCATGTTTCATGGTCAATTTTCACTTATTCGGCTAAACTTCCCGGCCCTGCTAGACGAACCCCATCATGCGTGTCGCTGACTTTACCTTCGAGCTCCCTGATTCATTGATCGCTCGCCATCCTTTGGCGGAGCGACGCAGCAGCCGTTTGCTGACCCTCGACGGGCCAAGCGGCGCGCTGGCACACCGCCAATTCACTGATTTGCTGGAGCATTTACGCCCCGGCGATCTGATGGTTTTCAACAATACCCGGGTGATTCCGGCCCGTTTGTTCGGGCAGAAAGCCTCGGGCGGCAAGCTGGAAATTCTGGTGGAGCGGGTGCTCGATCAGCACCGCGTGCTGGCGCACGTGCGCTCCAGCAAGTCGCCTAAAGCGGGTTCGACGATCCTTATCGATGGCGGTGGCGAGGCCGAGATGGTCGCGCGCCACGATGCGTTGTTCGAGCTGCGTTTTGCCGAACCCGTGCTGCCGTTGCTGGAGCGCGTCGGGCACATGCCGCTGCCTCCTTATATAGATCGCCCGGATGACGACGCCGATCGCGAGCGTTATCAGACCGTGTACGCGCAGCGTGCGGGTGCGGTGGCGGCGCCGACGGCGGGGCTGCATTTCGATCAGACGATGATGGGCGCGATTGCCGAGAAGGGCGTCGAGACGGCGTTCGTGACGCTGCACGTCGGCGCGGGGACGTTCCAGCCGGTGCGCGTGGAGCGGATCGAAGATCACCACATGCACAGCGAATGGCTCGAGGTCACGCAAGACGTGGTCGATGCCGTTGCCGCGTGCCGCGCCCGTGGCGGTCGGGTGATCGCGGTCGGTACGACCAGTGTGCGTTCGTTGGAAAGCGCGGCGCGCGATGGCGTGCTTAAGCCGTTCAGTGGCGACACCGACATCTTCATCTACCCGGGGCGGCCGTTTCATGTGGTCGATGCCTTGGTCACCAACTTCCATTTGCCTGAATCCACGCTGTTGATGCTGGTTTCGGCCTTCGCCGGTTACCCGGAAACCATGGCGGCCTACGCGGCAGCGGTGGAGCACGGTTACCGCTTCTTCAGTTACGGTGATGCGATGTTCATCACCCGCAATCCCGCGCCGACTGCCCCTGAGGGTTCAGACCCTGTGGACTCGGCCTCAGAGGATCAAGCATGAGTCGCACCTGTCGTATGTCGTTCGAGCTGTTGGCCACTGATGGCAAGGCTCGTCGTGGTCGTCTGACCTTTCCCCGTGGCGTGGTCGAAACCCCGGCGTTCATGCCGGTCGGTACCTACGGCACGGTCAAGGGCATGCTGCCTCGGGATATCGAAGCCACGGGTGCGCAGATCATCCTCGGCAACACCTTTCACCTGTGGCTGCGTCCAGGCACTGAAGTGATCAAGGGCCACGGCGACCTGCACGATTTCATGCAGTGGAAAGGGCCGATCCTGACCGACTCCGGTGGTTTCCAGGTGTTCAGCCTGGGTGCCATGCGCAAGATCAAGGAGGAGGGCGTGACCTTCGCTTCTCCGGTGGATGGCGCCAAGGTGTTCATGGGCCCGGAAGAGTCGATGCAGGTCCAGCGTGATCTGGGCTCGGACATCGTGATGATTTTCGACGAATGCACGCCGTACCCGGCGGACGAAGACGTCGCGCGCACCTCCATGGAATTGTCGCTGCGTTGGGCCAAGCGGTCGAAGATCGCCCACGGCGAAAACACGGCGGCGCTGTTCGGCATCGTTCAGGGCGGCATGCATGAAAACCTGCGCATGCGCTCGCTGGAAGGCTTGAACGAGCTCGACTTTGACGGCCTGGCCATTGGCGGTCTGTCGGTGGGCGAGCCCAAGCACGAAATGATCAAGGTGCTGGACTATCTGCCAGGCCGCATGCCGGCTGAAAAACCTCGTTACCTTATGGGTGTAGGCAAGCCGGAAGACCTGGTTGAAGGTGTGCGCCGCGGAGTCGACATGTTCGACTGCGTGATGCCTACGCGCAATGCTCGCAACGGTCATCTGTTCATCGACACCGGTGTCCTGAAGATTCGTAATGCATTTCATCGCCACGATGAATCGCCTCTGGATCCGACCTGCGATTGCTACACCTGCAAGAACTTCTCCCGCGCTTATCTGCATCACCTGGACAAGTGCGGCGAAATGCTGGGGAGCATGCTCAATACGATCCACAATTTGCGGCATTACCAACTGCTTATGGCTGGTTTGCGCGAGGCTATTCAACAGGGTACATTGGCCGCCTTTGTCGACACGTTCTATGCCAAACGCGGGCTTCCCGTGCCGCCGCTGGACTGAATGACATCCGGTCTTACCGCTTCTTATTATTAAAATTATGCAACTGGAGTGTTAAATGAGCTTTTTCATTTCCAATGCCATGGCAGACGCCGCGGCACCTGCGGCCGCTGGCCCGGCAGGTTCGGGTTTTGAGTGGATTTTCCTGGTCGGCTTCCTGGTCATCTTTTATCTGATGATCTGGCGTCCTCAGGCCAAGCGTGCCAAAGAGCAGAAGAACCTGCTGGGCAACTTGCAGAAGGGCGACGAAGTTGTCACTTCCGGCGGTATCGCGGGCAAGATCAATAAAGTGACTGACGATTTCGTGGTGATCGAAGTTTCCGACACCGTTGAGCTGAAGATCCAGAAGGGCGCCATCGCTGCCACCCTGCCGAAGGGCACTCTGAAAGCCATCTGATTCCAGTCTTTTACCAATCGACGGGGCGCGCAAGGCGCCCCGCGTTATAAGCAGGCGGCGTGATGTTGAACAAATACCCTCTGTGGAAATACATCCTGATCCTGGCAGTGCTAGTGGTCGGCTTTATTTATTCCGCACCCAATCTCTACCCTGATGACCCGGCCGTTCAGGTCAGCGGCGCAAGCACCGCGCTGCAGGTCACTCAGGCTGATCTGGATCGCGTAAGCAAGGCGCTTACCGATGCTGGCATCGCGGTCAAGGGCGCGTCTCTGGCCGAGAATGGCAAGGGCGGTTTGTTGCGTCTGACCAAGCAGGAAGACCAGCTGCCAGCCAAGGATGTCGCACGCAAGGCACTGGGTGACGACTACGTCGTTGCACTGAACCTGGCACAAACCACGCCGAAGTGGTTGCGCAATCTGGGCGCCAGCCCGATGAAGCTGGGTCTGGACCTTTCCGGCGGCGTGCACTTCCTGCTCGAAGTGGACATGGACAAGGCGCTCAACGCTCGTCTGAATGTCTACGAAGGCGAAGTGAAGAGCCTGTTGCGCAAGGAAAAACTGCGTTATCGCAGCCTGCCGCAAGACGGCAATGCTATTCAGCTGGGCTTCAGTGACACCGATTCCCGCGAGCAGGCCCGTGCCCTGATCCGCAAGGACTACACCGATTTCGATATCACCATGACCGATCGTGGTGAGATGCCGATCCTGCGTCTGGCGATGACCCAGGCCAAGGTCGCCGAGATTCGTGAATACTCGATCAAGCAGAACTTGACCACCGTGCGTAACCGGGTCAACGAACTGGGTGTGGCCGAGCCACTGGTTCAGCGTCAGGGTGCCAACCGCATCGTGGTTGAGCTGCCGGGCGTGCAGGACACTGCCGAAGCCAAGCGTATTCTCGGCAAGACCGCCAACCTTGAGTTCCGTCTGGGCGCAGGCCCCGATGACACCAAGGCCACCACTGAAATGTTCGAGTTCCGCGAAGGCGGTCGTCCGGCAGCAGCGGTTGAGCGTGGCCTGATCATCACCGGTGACCAGGTGACTGACGCCAAGGCTGGCTTTGACGAACACGGCCGTCCACAGGTGAACATCAAGCTGGATGGTCACGGTGGCGATCTGATGAGCCGCGCAACCCGCGCCAACGTCGGTCGCAGCATGGCGGTGATCTTCATCGAGCAGAAACCGACTACAACCTACACCAAGCAGATGGTGGATGGCGTCGAGAAAGACGTGCCGGTCCAGACCTTCAAAGAAGAGAAGAAGATCATCAGCCTGGCGACCATCCAGTCGCCGCTGGGTGCTCAGTTCCGCATCACCGGCCTGAACGGTCAGGGTGAGTCTTCTGAGCTTGCGTTGCTGCTGCGTGCCGGTGGTCTGGCTGCGCCGATGTACTTCGCTGAAGAGCGCACCATTGGCCCGAGCCTGGGTGCCGACAACATCACCAAGGGCGTTCACGCATCGCTCTGGGGCATGCTGTTCGTTTCGCTGTTCATCCTCGCCATCTACCGTTTCTTCGGTTTGATCGCGACCGTCGCACTGGCCTTCAACATGGTCATGCTGCTGGCGCTGATGTCACTGCTGGGTGCAACGCTGACCCTGCCAGGTATCGCCGGTATCGTGTTGACCATGGGCATGGCGGTGGACGCCAACGTGCTGATCTTCTCGCGTATCCGTGAAGAGATCGCCAATGGCATGACCGTGCAGCGCGCGATCAACGAAGGTTTCGACCGCGCCTACACCGCGATCCTCGACGCCAACCTGACGACGTTGCTGGTCGGCGGCATTCTCTTCGCGATGGGCACCGGCCCTGTGAAGGGCTTTGCGGTGACCATGTCGCTCGGGATCTTTACCTCGATGTTCACAGCCATCATGGTGACCCGCGCAATGGTCAACCTGATTTTTGGTGGTCGTGACTTCAAGAAGTTGTGGATTTAAGGGGCTGCCATGAAACGTACCATCAACTTCATGGGCGTTCGCAACGTTGCGTTCGCCATCACCATGCTCCTTACCGCACTGGCGTTGTTCAGCTGGTTCCATAAAGGGCTCAACTTCGGTCTGGACTTCACCGGCGGTACGCTGATCGAACTGACTTACGAGC
Proteins encoded:
- the secD gene encoding protein translocase subunit SecD, which encodes MLNKYPLWKYILILAVLVVGFIYSAPNLYPDDPAVQVSGASTALQVTQADLDRVSKALTDAGIAVKGASLAENGKGGLLRLTKQEDQLPAKDVARKALGDDYVVALNLAQTTPKWLRNLGASPMKLGLDLSGGVHFLLEVDMDKALNARLNVYEGEVKSLLRKEKLRYRSLPQDGNAIQLGFSDTDSREQARALIRKDYTDFDITMTDRGEMPILRLAMTQAKVAEIREYSIKQNLTTVRNRVNELGVAEPLVQRQGANRIVVELPGVQDTAEAKRILGKTANLEFRLGAGPDDTKATTEMFEFREGGRPAAAVERGLIITGDQVTDAKAGFDEHGRPQVNIKLDGHGGDLMSRATRANVGRSMAVIFIEQKPTTTYTKQMVDGVEKDVPVQTFKEEKKIISLATIQSPLGAQFRITGLNGQGESSELALLLRAGGLAAPMYFAEERTIGPSLGADNITKGVHASLWGMLFVSLFILAIYRFFGLIATVALAFNMVMLLALMSLLGATLTLPGIAGIVLTMGMAVDANVLIFSRIREEIANGMTVQRAINEGFDRAYTAILDANLTTLLVGGILFAMGTGPVKGFAVTMSLGIFTSMFTAIMVTRAMVNLIFGGRDFKKLWI
- the queA gene encoding tRNA preQ1(34) S-adenosylmethionine ribosyltransferase-isomerase QueA — encoded protein: MRVADFTFELPDSLIARHPLAERRSSRLLTLDGPSGALAHRQFTDLLEHLRPGDLMVFNNTRVIPARLFGQKASGGKLEILVERVLDQHRVLAHVRSSKSPKAGSTILIDGGGEAEMVARHDALFELRFAEPVLPLLERVGHMPLPPYIDRPDDDADRERYQTVYAQRAGAVAAPTAGLHFDQTMMGAIAEKGVETAFVTLHVGAGTFQPVRVERIEDHHMHSEWLEVTQDVVDAVAACRARGGRVIAVGTTSVRSLESAARDGVLKPFSGDTDIFIYPGRPFHVVDALVTNFHLPESTLLMLVSAFAGYPETMAAYAAAVEHGYRFFSYGDAMFITRNPAPTAPEGSDPVDSASEDQA
- a CDS encoding LysR family transcriptional regulator, producing MEEFGFENSTFWNTLFISTSQQGSRSMLNRMEMLRVFLVAVEAPSFREAAHRLGTSPQKVTRAIKELERTFAEPLFHRSTRQATLTAFGAEIAQQARETLNQFDRLFVSHSKPKSAEIVGRVGITAPHAIGKLYMAEFLKPLMQQHPGLRIELNLDDQLTDAVLSRIDIGVRIGAVRDRRFIARAVAQVPLKIVAAPALIAAVGAPSSMEALKPLPLSVLIDRNNGRPWPWFFSDGESYLPPSPAFSCDDPETELEFVLAGLAFAQMPHYLAEPHLSDGLLVEVLADCAPPTVDLIVYRTQSGPVPPRVRLVYDHLIACLSDKASFPKSSRENG
- a CDS encoding BRO-N domain-containing protein, with protein sequence MTDCFEPQIFIRHHRQLRAFQLENQAWFCLQDTARLMGKPLDERATYKLDPDQRRTAWLHSNGQWSKQLLISESGLFAMLVHHYVPENRALRHWLTHEVLPALRDKAEPHSPSMDAMKWSGCSVGLLQWQSDYWVRLRDMPELMVERSAKRNVVRDGWKSVLSRWRDKLIGR
- a CDS encoding SDR family oxidoreductase; translated protein: MSNGIQGKVVVITGASSGLGESTARHLAKLGAKVVLGARRQERMDVIVQDIKATGGEASAYTVDVTRREDLTALVENAIKDFGKVDVMINNAGFMAIAPIAELRVDEWDRMIDINVKGVLYGIAAALPKFEAQGFGHFINISSVAGIKVFSPGGSVYSGTKYAVRAISDGLRHEVGGKIRTTTIEPGAVDSELKFGSGHQPSADVVKEFYKQAIPAESVARAIAYAIEQPGDVDINEIVLRPTSQDF
- the tgt gene encoding tRNA guanosine(34) transglycosylase Tgt, with translation MSFELLATDGKARRGRLTFPRGVVETPAFMPVGTYGTVKGMLPRDIEATGAQIILGNTFHLWLRPGTEVIKGHGDLHDFMQWKGPILTDSGGFQVFSLGAMRKIKEEGVTFASPVDGAKVFMGPEESMQVQRDLGSDIVMIFDECTPYPADEDVARTSMELSLRWAKRSKIAHGENTAALFGIVQGGMHENLRMRSLEGLNELDFDGLAIGGLSVGEPKHEMIKVLDYLPGRMPAEKPRYLMGVGKPEDLVEGVRRGVDMFDCVMPTRNARNGHLFIDTGVLKIRNAFHRHDESPLDPTCDCYTCKNFSRAYLHHLDKCGEMLGSMLNTIHNLRHYQLLMAGLREAIQQGTLAAFVDTFYAKRGLPVPPLD
- the yajC gene encoding preprotein translocase subunit YajC — encoded protein: MSFFISNAMADAAAPAAAGPAGSGFEWIFLVGFLVIFYLMIWRPQAKRAKEQKNLLGNLQKGDEVVTSGGIAGKINKVTDDFVVIEVSDTVELKIQKGAIAATLPKGTLKAI